The following proteins come from a genomic window of Aspergillus oryzae RIB40 DNA, chromosome 4:
- a CDS encoding vacuolar protein sorting family 37 protein (predicted protein) — translation MNPTLNSDTPPPPPPKPTSHEASRRGTPQLNPSLPGTPQTLHERPYRADTTMHRYSTATNPNALPRPPTVEEGWLPENVKEKSTVDLQTILKDPSLISALASRHPSHTAHQEYLQSLLKYNKDLASHLLELQGRVGELRGSTETLLLTHQSLEVSWRKKQTEMDAALAPWSPKALYQRLSASIAEQEAVCHAVEESFLEEEHHGRATEKEVADWIRRVRAEGAKLEARREAKARWDEGRVGGWR, via the exons ATGAACCCAACCCTGAATTCCGATACGCCTCCGCCCCCGCCTCCCAAGCCCACCAGCCACGAGGCCAGTCGCCGGGGTACACCACAGCTCAACCCTTCGCTCCCAGGCACGCCGCAGACCCTCCACGAACGACCCTACCGAGCAGACACGACCATGCATCGCTACTCAACGGCCACGAACCCAAATGCACTCCCTCGACCACCGACCGTCGAAGAGGGCTGGTTACCGGAGAACGTAAAGGAGAAATC AACCGTCGACCTCCAGACAATCCTCAAAGACCCGAGTCTAATCTCCGCGCTAGCAAGTCGACATCCTTCCCACACCGCGCACCAAGAGTACCTCCAGTCTCTACTAAAGTATAACAAGGATCTGGCGAGCCATTTACTAGAGCTTCAGGGACGGGTTGGGGAACTGCGCGGGTCGACGGAGACGCTGTTATTAACGCATCAATCGCTGGAGGTGTCGTGGCGGAAGAAACAGACGGAGATGGATGCCGCGCTGGCGCCTTGGTCGCCTAAGGCGTTGTACCAGCGGCTTTCGGCGTCGATCGCCGAGCAGGAGGCGGTTTGTCATGCCGTGGAGGAGAGttttcttgaggaagagcaTCATGGACGGGCGacggagaaggaggttgcGGATTGGATTCGCCGGGTGCGGGCGGAGGGGGCCAAGTTGGAGGCGAGACGGGAGGCTAAGGCAAGGTGGGATGAGGGGAGAGTGGGTGGGTGGAGGTGA
- a CDS encoding aldo/keto reductase (aldo/keto reductase family proteins), producing MTTFKLNTGAEIPAIGFGTWQDAEAQEGAVVEAIKAGYRHIDTARVYGTEKAVGKAIKKSGVPREQLFITTKLWNNKHHPDDVAQALQDSLNDLDLEYVDLFLMHWPVAWKRGDELFPKENGKPAVIDVDFVDTYKAMEKLLSTGKVKAIGVSNFSKADMEHLLKNTSVVPAAHQLEGHPWLQQRSFVDWHKEKGIHVTHYSPFGNQNELYSREGTIGKLIDDPVLVEIGKKYNKSSAQVALAWGVTQGHSVLPKSKTPSRIRDNLAGDFKLSEEDMQKIHGIDRKLRFNDSSSDFGRDFFSDLDGKK from the exons ATGACTACGTTCAAGCTCAACACTGGTGCAGAGATCCCTGCCATTGGCTTTGGCACCTGGCAGGATGCCGAGGCACAAGAGGGTGCCGTGGTTGAAGCGATTAAAGCCGGATATCGTCACATTGACACTGCCCGAGT TTACGGAACCGAGAAGGCTGTAGGAAAAGCCATCAAAAAGAGTGGTGTGCCCCGTGAGCAGCTTTTCATCACGACTAAGCTCTGGAACAACAAGCACCATCCCGATGACGTCGCTCAAGCCCTTCAGGATTCGCTCAACGATCTGGATCTAGAATATGTCGACCTTTTCTTGATGCATTGGCCTGTGGCATGGAAGCGAGGAGATGAGCTTTTCCCCAAGGAGAATGGAAAGCCGGCAGTCATAGATGTTGACTTTGTTGAT ACTTACAAAGCAATGGAAAAGTTGCTGTCCACCGGAAAGGTCAAAGCAATTGGCGTTTCGAACTTCTCCAAGGCTGATATGGAGCATCTGCTGAAGAACACCTCGGTCGTGCCCGCGGCGCATCAGCTAGAGGGCCACCCATGGCTGCAGCAGCGTTCGTTCGTCGACTggcacaaagaaaaaggcatcCATGTCACCCACTACTCTCCCTTCGGAAACCAGAATGAGCTCTACAGTCGTGAAGGCACTATCGGCAAGTTGATTGATGACCCGGTACTGGTAGAGATTGGCAAGAAGTACAACAAGAGCTCAGCTCAGGTTGCCCTTG CTTGGGGTGTTACCCAGGGCCACTCGGTCCTTCCTAAGTCCAAGACCCCCTCAAGAATCAGGGACAACCTGGCAGGAGATTTCAAGTTGAGCGAGGAAGATATGCAGAAGATTCATGGAATCGACAGGAAACTTCGTTTCAACGACAGCAGCTCTGACTTCGGCCGGGATTTCTTCTCCGActtggatggaaagaaatga
- a CDS encoding phosphatase PAP2 family protein (predicted protein), with product MGLQNINIPTAKRYLPLLISYIVDWVFIIGIALIGYGFHKVTPNHRPFTLTDPSISFPYTVHETVSTAVLVVVALIAPAVIIVLVTLVIIPGSWGRGATWRVKVWEWNAGWLGLALAVAGAFMATEGLKDLYGRPRPDMLARCDPDLSNIGDYVVGGLGGKVEGAPTVVSWEICRNRGKMLVVDGFVSFPSGHSSFAFAGLTYLSLWLCAKFSIGFPYLAHSPFGQDLRAQKRETIRDLGAAPPVLLVILAFVPMAVAFFISASRWFDFRHHAFDIIFGSVMGMVFAWGAFRLYHLPVMRGGGWAWGARSRRHAFFKGVGLPSHIGGDNWSSMKDIPQTESRAAGQDIDLESGSRNLAE from the exons ATGGGTCTCCAGAATATAAACATCCCCACCGCAAAACGCTACCTCCCATTGCTAATATCCTACATAGTCGACTGGGTATTCATCAT AGGAATAGCCCTAATAGGCTACGGCTTCCACAAAGTCACCCCCAACCACCGTCCCTTCACACTAACAGACCCCAGCATCTCATTCCCCTACACCGTCCACGAAACGGTAAGCACAGCCGTCCTCGTCGTCGTAGCCCTTATCGCGCCGGCTGTGATCATCGTTCTCGTGACTCTGGTCATTATCCCCGGGTCATGGGGTCGGGGCGCGACCTGGCGGGTGAAGGTCTGGGAGTGGAATGCTGGGTGGTTGGGGCTGGCGttggctgttgctggggcGTTTATGGCCACCGAGGGGTTGAAGGATTTGTATGGCCGGCCCAGACCGGATATGTTGGCTAGGTGTGATCCTGATTTGAGTAATATTGGGGATTATGTGGTTGGGGGGCTTGGGGGGAAGGTGGAGGGTGCGCCGACGGTGGTGAGTTGGGAGATTTGTAGAAATAGGGGGAAGATGTTGGTTGTGGATGGGTTTGTGAGTTTTCCGAGTGGGCATTCTTCTt TTGCCTTTGCCGGATTGACCTATCTGAGTCTGTGGTTATGCGCCAAGTTCTCCATTGGATTCCCCTATCTGGCGCATTCGCCCTTCGGCCAGGATTTGCGCGCCCAGAAGCGCGAGACCATTCGCGACCTGGGAGCTGCGCCTCCCGTCCTCTTGGTGATCCTTGCCTTTGTCCCGATGGCAgtcgccttcttcatctccgcGTCGCGCTGGTTTGACTTCCGGCATCATGCATTCGACATCATCTTCGGCTCCGTCATGGGTATGGTTTTCGCCTGGGGCGCATTCCGTCTGTATCACCTCCCCGTCATGCGCGGTGGCGGCTGGGCATGGGGCGCTAGAAGTCGGCGAcatgccttcttcaagggcGTCGGACTGCCCAGTCACATTGGCGGCGACAACTGGTCCAGCATGAAAGATATCCCACAGACGGAATCTCGTGCGGCAGGTCAAGACATCGACCTGGAAAGCGGGTCACGTAACCTGGCCGAATGA
- the pfy1 gene encoding profilin (predicted protein), producing the protein MSWQDYVDYQLIQKGLAHAAFIGEDLVVWASSEGFNLSEAERRAMFDAFENQDHFYESGLDLTGRHFHPAAADDRIIRVVQEGNGAMLVRMKGFIIVGEYGNLAPAQGQYFINKLADQLTAAGF; encoded by the exons ATGTCTTGGCAAG ACTATGTTGATTACCAATTAATCCAAAAGGGACTTGCTCATGCCGCCTTCATAGGAGAAGATCTTGTTGTTTGGGCATCTAGCGAGGGTTTTAAT CTATCTGAAGCTGAACGGCGTGCAATGTTTGACGCATTCGAAAATCAAGATCATTTCTATGAATCAGGCTTAGATCTTACTGGACGACACTTTCATCCTGCAGCCGCTGATGATCGCATTATCAGGGTTGTACAG GAGGGAAATGGGGCAATGCTGGTGAGGATGAAGGGTTTCATCATTGTGGGTGAATACGGCAATCTTGCGCCTGCACAGGGGCAGTATTTCATAAACAAACTAGCGGACCAGCTCACTGCGGCGGGCTTCTGA